In Luteitalea sp. TBR-22, one genomic interval encodes:
- a CDS encoding bifunctional 2-polyprenyl-6-hydroxyphenol methylase/3-demethylubiquinol 3-O-methyltransferase UbiG, translating to MTAPDPIIEQERAHENAWYTRALEERFFEREGFRQLVAWNVAAFRRQVPLRRDMRLLSIGAGLGDYELALAPLVAHITAVELSETATATARQRLAAAGLDNVTVITGPIDTQAFDRASFDVVYAMGVFHHFLPEQRRRLLAQCHDWTRAGGSLYVRDPNARGLLRRVLEGWFRRRSTVHAEQEASLDPLALREEALAAGFRDPRLDYIDVIGGPLPWLVRSDSRLLWRAVFAVDRAWLAIPGLRRAASQFALVARR from the coding sequence ATGACGGCGCCCGATCCGATCATCGAGCAGGAGCGCGCGCACGAGAACGCCTGGTACACGCGCGCCCTCGAGGAGCGCTTCTTCGAGCGGGAGGGCTTCCGGCAACTCGTGGCGTGGAACGTCGCGGCATTCCGCCGCCAGGTCCCGCTGCGGCGTGACATGCGCCTGCTCTCGATCGGCGCCGGGCTCGGCGACTACGAGCTCGCACTCGCGCCGCTGGTGGCGCACATCACCGCCGTGGAACTCTCGGAGACGGCCACGGCGACGGCGCGCCAGCGACTGGCCGCGGCTGGCCTCGACAACGTCACGGTGATCACGGGCCCCATCGACACGCAGGCCTTCGACCGCGCATCCTTCGACGTCGTGTACGCGATGGGCGTGTTCCACCACTTCCTGCCCGAACAGCGGCGTCGCCTGCTGGCGCAGTGCCACGACTGGACGCGCGCCGGCGGCTCGTTGTACGTGCGCGATCCCAACGCGCGGGGCCTGCTCCGTCGGGTGCTGGAGGGCTGGTTCAGGCGGCGGAGCACGGTACACGCCGAGCAGGAGGCCTCGCTCGATCCGCTGGCCCTGCGCGAGGAGGCGCTGGCGGCCGGCTTCCGCGACCCGCGGCTCGACTACATCGACGTGATCGGCGGTCCGCTGCCCTGGCTGGTGCGCAGCGACTCGCGCCTGCTGTGGCGCGCGGTGTTCGCCGTCGATCGCGCCTGGCTCGCGATCCCGGGCTTGCGTCGCGCGGCGTCGCAGTTCGCGCTGGTGGCAAGGCGATGA
- a CDS encoding YfhO family protein has translation MTRREEPGTGHRATGTGEPQEAGTGQRAPGTGEPQEAGTGHRAPGTGEPQESRSGHRATGTGAAPEVGSGQRSPGTGAAAAHGPQVARGGTWTATRKALLPLLVVMLACLLALFEREWRHGEVFSPADLVFQFYPWAHDAPRTPAANPTRSDEAFYHQPLMATHFARLRGGEWPDFDDSRLAGVPAFFQGLDVGRAFSPFSLPFYLLPAEDAVNWYGPLRLLVAALAMWLFLRDLGAGAIAAALAGVAYGLNGHFLTWLSAPMPTVAAWLPLVLRQVRRCARGGGIRDVAGLALATGALCLGGYMATTLVCLFGAGVYGLVELWAARVNDEETVDQGRRLHEGEGRRLPRGEGRRLRGGEGRWPLRRFGALVGGGVLGLAVGAVAWWPMVAALRTSPAGARVVSAEGAPWPNLATLALPDFWGSPVRGNWWHPDPSANYPEHVAYFGIVVAIVAGLALVARLPRPLSIVRWTFVGLLVVALTRAYGGFPGRWLLVLPGQAQSNPFRWYALAACALAVLAGLGLQAWLTEADGRRRLRQLAGPTLVAGALAAVTAAALLALLPDLRARNLQGFERAQLLRLALIAGATLLPVYVGAWVRDARVRMACGLWLVALAGADLVQAHRGFNPTVPRDRYYPETPTLAWLREEAASSRVAPVDTAGDLIEGHVWSMYGIDVVTGFDYHGDPAYQRYMQLAQHPPGESVAPRPAAWDFVGLRRETLDLRMLGVLGARYIVAPPLDLTPRAGGYVPIGPVGDGTVVTLTVPVRHDGLRGIDLLTATHGRRNKGRWHYTVTHATGGRLAAGVIEQAALPNTEWWRLTWTPVQASRNSSITVTIRGEGSGPDDSATIMATATPSALGTTLTIDDRADLRTLWFRTFSTAPDRFGEAPLVRAGDLNVYRNPYARPRAWFVLGDTVAPASSHAAAMHAGPFEPARHAWVDGPPSHEPSATARVTSVSLDDDTRTIGVDAPDGGLLVIGDRAHAGWDVTVDGRAVPWQVADGVLIGVGIPPGARTVVLQFRQPSVRPALGLSLLALSGIALAVVASSRRARP, from the coding sequence ATGACGCGTCGGGAGGAGCCGGGCACCGGGCACCGGGCGACGGGCACCGGGGAACCGCAGGAGGCAGGCACCGGGCAGCGGGCACCGGGCACCGGGGAACCGCAGGAGGCAGGCACCGGGCACCGGGCACCGGGCACCGGGGAACCGCAGGAGTCGCGCAGCGGGCACCGGGCGACGGGCACCGGGGCAGCGCCGGAGGTGGGCTCCGGGCAGCGGAGTCCGGGCACCGGGGCAGCTGCGGCCCATGGGCCACAGGTTGCCCGTGGCGGCACGTGGACGGCGACGCGCAAGGCGTTGCTGCCACTGCTGGTGGTGATGCTGGCGTGCCTGCTGGCGTTGTTCGAGCGCGAGTGGCGGCATGGCGAGGTGTTCTCGCCGGCCGACCTCGTGTTCCAGTTCTACCCGTGGGCGCACGACGCGCCGCGCACGCCCGCTGCCAACCCGACGCGTTCCGACGAGGCCTTCTATCACCAGCCGCTGATGGCCACGCACTTCGCGCGGCTGCGTGGCGGCGAGTGGCCCGACTTCGACGACTCGCGACTGGCCGGCGTGCCGGCCTTCTTCCAGGGGCTCGACGTCGGGCGCGCCTTCTCGCCCTTCAGCCTGCCCTTCTACCTGCTGCCGGCCGAGGACGCCGTCAACTGGTACGGTCCGCTGCGCTTGCTCGTCGCGGCGCTGGCGATGTGGCTGTTCCTGCGTGATCTCGGCGCCGGGGCGATCGCGGCGGCGCTGGCTGGCGTGGCATACGGGCTCAACGGCCACTTCCTCACGTGGCTCAGCGCGCCGATGCCGACCGTGGCCGCGTGGCTGCCGCTGGTGCTGCGGCAGGTGCGTCGGTGCGCGCGGGGCGGCGGCATCCGCGACGTGGCCGGACTCGCGCTCGCCACCGGCGCGCTGTGCCTGGGCGGCTACATGGCCACCACGCTCGTGTGCCTGTTCGGCGCCGGCGTCTACGGGCTCGTCGAGCTGTGGGCGGCGCGGGTGAACGACGAGGAGACCGTCGACCAAGGTCGACGGCTACACGAAGGCGAGGGTCGACGGCTACCCCGAGGCGAGGGTCGACGGCTACGCGGAGGAGAGGGTCGATGGCCACTCCGGCGCTTCGGCGCCCTGGTGGGCGGTGGCGTGCTCGGCCTCGCGGTCGGCGCAGTGGCCTGGTGGCCGATGGTCGCGGCCCTGCGCACCTCCCCGGCCGGCGCGCGGGTCGTCTCGGCGGAAGGTGCACCCTGGCCGAATCTCGCCACGCTCGCGCTGCCCGACTTCTGGGGCTCGCCGGTCCGCGGCAACTGGTGGCACCCGGACCCGTCGGCCAACTACCCGGAGCACGTCGCGTACTTCGGCATCGTGGTCGCCATTGTCGCGGGGCTGGCGCTGGTCGCGCGGTTGCCGCGCCCCCTGTCGATCGTGCGGTGGACGTTCGTCGGACTGCTGGTCGTGGCCCTCACGCGCGCCTACGGCGGGTTCCCCGGGCGGTGGCTGCTGGTGTTGCCGGGACAGGCGCAATCCAATCCGTTCCGCTGGTACGCGCTGGCCGCCTGCGCGCTCGCCGTGCTGGCCGGGCTTGGCCTGCAGGCGTGGCTCACCGAAGCGGATGGTCGTCGACGGCTCCGCCAGCTCGCCGGCCCGACGCTGGTCGCCGGCGCGCTCGCGGCGGTCACGGCCGCCGCGCTGCTGGCGTTGCTGCCCGACCTTCGTGCGCGCAACCTGCAGGGATTCGAGCGTGCCCAACTGCTGCGGCTCGCGCTGATTGCGGGCGCCACGCTGCTGCCGGTGTACGTCGGCGCGTGGGTGCGCGATGCCCGCGTGCGCATGGCGTGCGGCCTCTGGCTGGTGGCGCTGGCGGGCGCCGACCTGGTGCAGGCGCATCGCGGCTTCAACCCGACGGTGCCGCGCGACCGCTACTACCCCGAGACGCCGACCCTCGCCTGGCTGCGCGAGGAAGCGGCGAGCAGCCGCGTCGCGCCCGTGGACACCGCCGGCGACCTCATCGAGGGCCACGTGTGGTCGATGTACGGCATCGATGTCGTCACGGGATTCGACTACCACGGCGACCCCGCCTATCAGCGCTACATGCAGCTGGCGCAGCATCCGCCCGGTGAGTCGGTGGCTCCCCGACCGGCCGCGTGGGACTTCGTCGGCCTGCGGCGCGAGACGCTCGACCTCCGCATGCTCGGTGTGCTCGGCGCACGCTACATCGTCGCGCCGCCCCTCGACCTCACGCCGCGGGCCGGCGGCTACGTGCCCATCGGTCCGGTTGGCGACGGCACCGTGGTGACCCTCACCGTCCCCGTCCGGCACGATGGGCTTCGGGGCATCGACCTGCTGACCGCAACCCACGGGCGAAGGAACAAGGGCCGATGGCATTACACGGTCACGCACGCCACCGGGGGCAGGCTCGCGGCGGGTGTGATCGAACAGGCGGCGCTGCCCAACACCGAGTGGTGGCGCCTCACGTGGACGCCGGTGCAGGCCTCGCGCAACAGCAGCATCACCGTGACGATCCGCGGCGAGGGCAGCGGCCCCGACGACAGCGCCACGATCATGGCCACAGCAACGCCGTCGGCGCTGGGCACGACCTTGACGATCGACGACCGGGCGGACCTCCGGACGCTGTGGTTCCGCACGTTCTCGACCGCGCCGGACCGGTTCGGCGAGGCGCCACTGGTCCGCGCCGGAGACCTCAACGTCTACCGCAATCCGTACGCGCGGCCGCGGGCCTGGTTCGTGCTCGGTGACACCGTGGCGCCGGCGTCGAGCCACGCCGCCGCCATGCACGCCGGGCCGTTCGAGCCCGCTCGTCACGCCTGGGTCGACGGTCCGCCGTCGCACGAGCCGAGCGCAACCGCCCGCGTGACCTCGGTCAGCCTCGACGATGACACGCGGACCATCGGCGTCGACGCCCCCGACGGCGGACTGCTCGTGATTGGCGACCGGGCGCACGCCGGCTGGGATGTCACCGTCGATGGAAGGGCTGTCCCCTGGCAGGTGGCCGATGGCGTGCTCATCGGTGTCGGAATTCCGCCAGGGGCGCGGACCGTGGTCCTGCAGTTCCGCCAACCCTCCGTACGTCCCGCGCTCGGCCTTTCCCTCCTGGCCCTGTCTGGCATCGCCCTTGCGGTAGTGGCCAGCAGCAGGCGGGCACGACCTTAG
- a CDS encoding glycosyltransferase family 2 protein — protein sequence MRPPVSVGVVTYHPDALLARCVASVRAQAYDGALTLHVWDNASTPASRALIEPLTSPDEHTFSEANLGFSGGHNALIRRSTAAYYLCLNPDAVLSPGYVAELVATLESNPTVGSATGRLLRLDDDAVLDSTGIVMTPDQRHLDRGADEPAAGHYLGGPEPIFGPSGAVAMYRREMLEDVAWRGEYFDEAFFAYREDADLAWRAQWRGWGSLYVPAAVAWHRRRVTPGRRSMLPAAINRYSVRNRFLLRLKNQSAGLAWRFALPGLWRDAQVVGYVLLREWTSLPGLLDVVRLLPTMLVRRRHVLGRRRVRSAELARWFEKGRPGQSGVTKVTDTPG from the coding sequence GTGCGTCCCCCTGTCTCGGTCGGCGTCGTCACCTATCACCCGGACGCGCTCCTCGCGCGCTGCGTGGCGTCGGTGCGGGCACAGGCCTACGACGGCGCACTGACGCTGCACGTGTGGGACAACGCCTCGACGCCCGCGTCGCGCGCCCTGATCGAGCCGCTGACCTCGCCGGACGAACACACCTTCTCGGAGGCCAACCTCGGCTTCTCCGGGGGACACAACGCCCTCATCAGGCGGTCCACGGCCGCCTATTACCTCTGCCTCAACCCCGACGCCGTGCTCTCGCCCGGGTACGTCGCCGAACTCGTGGCAACCCTGGAGTCCAACCCGACCGTCGGCTCTGCCACCGGTCGGTTGCTGCGCCTGGACGATGACGCGGTTCTCGACTCGACGGGGATCGTGATGACTCCGGACCAGCGCCACCTCGACCGTGGAGCCGACGAACCGGCAGCGGGCCACTACCTCGGCGGGCCGGAGCCCATCTTCGGGCCGAGCGGCGCGGTCGCCATGTATCGGCGGGAGATGCTCGAGGACGTCGCCTGGCGAGGCGAGTACTTCGACGAGGCATTTTTTGCGTATCGAGAGGATGCAGACCTCGCGTGGCGTGCACAGTGGCGCGGCTGGGGCAGCCTGTACGTGCCGGCAGCGGTGGCCTGGCATCGGCGACGAGTCACGCCCGGGCGGCGGTCTATGCTCCCGGCGGCCATCAACCGATACTCGGTACGGAATCGCTTCCTCTTGCGGCTGAAAAATCAGTCGGCCGGCCTGGCGTGGCGGTTCGCCCTGCCGGGGCTGTGGCGGGATGCCCAGGTGGTCGGGTACGTCCTGCTGAGGGAGTGGACGTCGCTGCCGGGCCTGTTGGACGTGGTTCGACTGCTGCCGACGATGCTCGTCAGGCGTCGGCACGTTCTTGGCAGGCGACGTGTCCGTTCGGCGGAGCTTGCGCGTTGGTTCGAGAAGGGACGCCCTGGACAGAGCGGCGTCACCAAAGTCACCGACACCCCCGGATAG
- a CDS encoding sugar transferase has protein sequence MIAERARLINGAYVVSDTLATVLALAVAYTLRGVVPGDSMPFLSGSLPPFAWYLPVLGCILLTWPLVFYALGLYGRQGRTLNSEVSTILGAVAVGGLLVMAFIFGARQAHVISRPVILLFLLLDFAFVVGLRRFVRALLLGGGIHRRIIVAGGRREAESAANLVNAHRDWGLEIAGLVTDGRWAAADVTTFPVLGTYADLPRLAQDQHAGEVLFAPATGELADLQALSPIIARLEEQGTMVRVAMDFLPRSSSRLSFDQLGDEFPLVTFSHAPGAEVRLAVRRVADVVLAAALLVLLSPLLLLIAIGVKLASPGPVLFRQVRCGLHGRRFTFLKFRTMRIDAERLKPLLEPFNEMDGPAFKMTNDPRVFPFGGFLRRTSLDELPQLWNILRGDMSFVGPRPSVVEEVNQYEPWQRRRLSMKPGLTCLWQISGRNELTFEEWMRLDLEYIDNWSLWLDVKIAFKTIPAVLLGRGAK, from the coding sequence ATGATTGCCGAGCGCGCGCGCCTCATCAACGGCGCCTATGTCGTGAGTGACACGCTGGCGACGGTGCTGGCGCTTGCCGTGGCCTACACGCTGCGCGGGGTCGTGCCCGGCGACAGCATGCCGTTCCTGTCGGGGAGCCTGCCACCCTTCGCGTGGTACCTGCCCGTCCTCGGCTGCATCCTGCTCACCTGGCCGCTGGTCTTCTACGCCCTCGGCCTGTACGGCCGCCAGGGACGCACGCTCAACTCCGAGGTCTCGACCATCCTCGGCGCGGTCGCGGTCGGCGGCCTGCTGGTGATGGCGTTCATCTTCGGCGCCCGCCAGGCGCACGTCATCAGCCGGCCCGTCATCCTGCTGTTCCTGCTACTGGACTTCGCCTTCGTCGTCGGCTTGCGGCGCTTCGTGCGGGCGCTGCTCCTCGGCGGCGGGATTCACCGGCGCATCATCGTCGCCGGCGGGCGGCGGGAGGCCGAAAGCGCGGCCAACCTCGTCAACGCGCACCGGGACTGGGGGCTCGAGATCGCCGGCCTGGTGACCGACGGGCGCTGGGCGGCCGCCGATGTCACCACGTTTCCGGTCCTCGGCACCTACGCCGACCTCCCGCGCCTGGCGCAGGACCAGCACGCGGGCGAGGTGCTGTTCGCGCCAGCCACGGGCGAACTGGCCGACCTGCAGGCGCTGTCGCCGATCATCGCGCGGCTCGAGGAGCAGGGCACGATGGTGCGCGTGGCCATGGACTTCCTGCCGCGCTCGTCGTCGCGCCTGAGCTTCGACCAACTGGGCGACGAGTTCCCGCTCGTGACGTTCTCGCACGCGCCTGGCGCGGAGGTGCGCCTGGCCGTCCGTCGCGTCGCCGACGTGGTGCTCGCGGCCGCCCTGCTCGTGCTCCTGAGCCCGTTGCTGCTGCTCATCGCGATCGGCGTCAAGCTGGCCTCGCCCGGTCCGGTGCTGTTCCGCCAGGTGCGCTGCGGCCTGCACGGCCGACGCTTCACCTTCCTGAAGTTCCGCACGATGCGGATCGACGCCGAGCGGCTCAAGCCGCTGCTCGAGCCCTTCAACGAGATGGACGGGCCGGCCTTCAAGATGACCAACGACCCGCGGGTGTTCCCCTTCGGCGGGTTCCTGCGCCGCACGAGCCTCGACGAGCTGCCGCAGCTCTGGAACATCCTGCGCGGCGACATGAGCTTCGTGGGGCCGCGCCCCTCGGTCGTCGAGGAAGTCAACCAGTACGAGCCGTGGCAGCGCCGCCGCCTGAGCATGAAGCCGGGCCTCACCTGCCTCTGGCAGATCAGCGGTCGCAACGAGCTCACGTTCGAGGAGTGGATGCGGCTCGATCTCGAGTACATCGACAACTGGTCGCTGTGGCTCGACGTCAAGATTGCCTTCAAGACCATCCCCGCCGTCCTCCTCGGCCGCGGCGCCAAGTAG
- a CDS encoding class I SAM-dependent methyltransferase, with protein sequence MNPADPLAHAQALVTSALAARTGARVVEAGCGARSHLAYPPGARVVGVDLLRSQLQRNTDTRLLAQGDVAALPIASAVADLVVCWDVLEHLPDPEAAIGEIARLVRPGGLVVLALPNILSLKGLVTRFTPWWFHVWVYRRVLGDRTAGTDAFDQFPTAFRFVLRAGGLRRLVAAHGLRVEALHLYEGPVPTHLRRRHRAADVLLTAASIGTRAATLGRYDTTLSDMIVVASRPGSDNAA encoded by the coding sequence GTGAATCCCGCCGACCCGCTGGCCCACGCACAGGCGCTGGTCACCAGCGCCCTGGCGGCGCGGACCGGTGCCCGGGTCGTCGAAGCCGGCTGCGGTGCGCGCTCGCACCTGGCCTACCCGCCCGGTGCCCGCGTGGTCGGCGTCGACCTGCTCCGATCCCAGCTCCAGCGCAACACCGACACGCGGCTGCTGGCGCAGGGCGACGTCGCGGCCCTCCCGATCGCGAGCGCCGTTGCCGACCTCGTGGTGTGCTGGGACGTGCTCGAGCACCTGCCCGATCCAGAGGCCGCGATCGGCGAGATCGCGCGTCTGGTGCGGCCCGGCGGCCTGGTGGTGCTGGCGTTGCCGAACATCCTCTCGCTCAAGGGTCTGGTCACGCGCTTCACGCCCTGGTGGTTCCACGTGTGGGTCTATCGCCGCGTGCTCGGCGATCGCACGGCCGGGACCGACGCGTTCGACCAGTTCCCGACGGCCTTCCGGTTCGTGCTGCGCGCCGGCGGGCTGCGGCGACTCGTCGCGGCACACGGACTGCGTGTCGAGGCGCTGCACCTGTACGAGGGGCCGGTGCCGACGCACCTGCGTCGCCGCCACCGCGCGGCCGACGTGCTGCTCACGGCGGCGAGCATCGGGACTCGCGCGGCAACGCTCGGGCGCTACGACACGACGCTGTCGGACATGATCGTGGTGGCGTCGCGGCCGGGATCGGACAACGCGGCATGA
- a CDS encoding glycosyltransferase: protein MTRPRRLRILGSRGIPNRHGGFEACAQHLAPWLVERGWEVTVYCQEAPGTPRRQDAWRGVQLEHVPAPWDGARGSLWFDAWCARHAARHDDLLLTLGFNTAVLFPWYRLRGRTHVVNMDGVEWRRGKWSLPVRGWFWGNSWIAGYSATHLIADHPGIESILAARGWARRVTMVPYGAARVDHAPVAPLDTWGLSSRGYGLVIARPEPENSLLEIVRAWSAAARAYPLVVLGAYDSTHPYHAAVRAAAGRDVMFPGAIYDEAVVQALRHHARLYVHGHTVGGTNPSLVEALGAGSPVLAHDNLFNRWVAGPGARYFGNQGSCAAQLAAVLDDAAALDAMRAASYARHAEAFTWEQVLPAYEAVLLAALAI from the coding sequence ATGACCCGTCCCCGCCGCCTGCGCATCCTGGGGTCGCGTGGCATCCCGAACCGCCATGGCGGCTTCGAGGCGTGCGCGCAGCACCTCGCGCCCTGGCTGGTCGAGCGCGGCTGGGAGGTCACGGTGTACTGCCAGGAAGCACCGGGCACGCCACGCCGTCAGGACGCGTGGCGGGGCGTGCAACTCGAGCACGTCCCGGCGCCGTGGGACGGCGCGCGCGGCAGCCTCTGGTTCGACGCGTGGTGCGCGCGGCATGCCGCCCGTCACGACGACCTGCTGCTGACGCTCGGCTTCAACACGGCGGTGCTGTTCCCGTGGTACCGGCTGCGCGGGCGCACCCACGTGGTCAACATGGACGGCGTCGAGTGGCGCCGCGGAAAATGGTCCCTGCCGGTGCGGGGCTGGTTCTGGGGCAACAGCTGGATTGCCGGGTACTCGGCGACCCACCTCATCGCGGATCATCCGGGCATCGAGTCGATCCTCGCGGCCCGGGGCTGGGCGCGTCGCGTGACGATGGTGCCGTACGGGGCGGCGCGGGTGGACCACGCGCCGGTCGCGCCGCTCGACACGTGGGGACTCTCGTCGCGCGGCTACGGGCTGGTGATCGCCCGTCCCGAGCCCGAGAACTCGCTGCTCGAGATCGTGCGGGCCTGGTCGGCCGCCGCACGCGCGTATCCCCTCGTGGTGCTCGGCGCGTACGACTCGACGCACCCCTACCACGCGGCCGTGCGTGCCGCCGCCGGCCGCGACGTGATGTTCCCGGGAGCGATCTACGACGAGGCCGTGGTGCAGGCCCTGCGGCACCACGCGCGCCTCTACGTGCACGGCCACACCGTTGGCGGCACCAACCCGTCGCTGGTCGAGGCGCTCGGCGCCGGGTCGCCAGTGCTCGCGCACGACAACCTCTTCAACCGGTGGGTAGCCGGCCCCGGCGCGCGGTACTTCGGCAATCAGGGCAGCTGCGCGGCGCAGTTGGCGGCAGTGCTCGACGATGCTGCCGCGCTTGACGCGATGCGAGCAGCCAGCTACGCGCGGCACGCCGAGGCGTTCACCTGGGAGCAGGTGCTGCCGGCCTACGAGGCCGTGCTCCTGGCAGCGCTGGCAATTTGA
- the smpB gene encoding SsrA-binding protein SmpB, whose product MSTHQTSQPKTSPKPAEKTPRLLADNRKAGFDYEYLEQWEAGVVLLGTEVKAIREGRVNLRDSYARVEGREVWVYNIHISPYSHRGYAEHEALRRRKLLLNKAEIRKLIGKTTEKGLTLVPTRMYLKNGRVKINLALARGKKAHDKRETIKKRETDRETRAAVKERVVRR is encoded by the coding sequence ATGTCCACCCACCAGACCTCCCAGCCGAAGACATCGCCAAAGCCGGCCGAGAAGACGCCGCGCTTGTTGGCCGACAACCGCAAGGCGGGCTTCGACTACGAGTATCTCGAGCAGTGGGAGGCCGGCGTGGTGCTGCTCGGCACCGAGGTCAAGGCGATCCGCGAGGGGCGCGTCAACCTGCGCGACAGCTACGCGCGCGTCGAGGGCCGCGAGGTGTGGGTGTACAACATCCACATCAGCCCCTACAGCCACCGCGGGTACGCCGAGCACGAGGCCCTGCGCCGCCGCAAGCTGCTGCTCAACAAGGCCGAGATCCGCAAGCTGATCGGCAAGACCACCGAGAAGGGGCTGACGCTCGTCCCGACGCGGATGTACCTCAAGAACGGCCGCGTCAAGATCAACCTGGCGCTCGCGCGCGGCAAGAAGGCCCACGACAAGCGCGAGACGATCAAGAAGCGCGAGACCGACCGCGAGACGCGCGCGGCCGTGAAGGAACGTGTGGTACGCCGCTAG